In Massilistercora timonensis, the following are encoded in one genomic region:
- a CDS encoding MBL fold metallo-hydrolase, which produces MYELIQIPDTNCYYIQSPAKIGLVKLDDSRVCLIDSGSDKDAGRKVRQHLDANGWQLSAIYNTHSNADHIGGNKYLQGQTGCQIYAPGIECAFTRSPILEPSFLYGGYPCKDLRHKFLLAQESDAQPLTPDVLPEGFALLPLPGHFFDMAGFRTPDDVVYLADCLSSKETLEKYQISFIYDVAAYLKTLETVQTLEARMFVPAHAEATTDIVPLARYNIQKVQEIAQKILDLCREPLCFESLLQQLFAHYGLAMNFEQYVLVGSTVRSYLAWLKDEGRLQAEFDNNLLLWRQA; this is translated from the coding sequence ATGTACGAACTGATCCAAATCCCGGATACCAACTGTTACTATATCCAAAGCCCCGCCAAGATCGGCCTGGTGAAGCTTGACGACTCCCGGGTCTGCCTCATTGACAGCGGCAGCGACAAGGACGCGGGGCGCAAGGTCCGCCAGCACCTGGACGCCAACGGCTGGCAGCTTTCTGCCATCTATAACACCCACTCCAACGCGGATCATATCGGAGGGAACAAATATCTGCAGGGCCAGACCGGATGCCAGATCTATGCGCCCGGCATCGAGTGCGCCTTCACCCGGAGCCCCATCCTGGAGCCTTCCTTCCTGTACGGAGGCTATCCCTGCAAGGATCTGCGCCACAAATTTCTCCTGGCCCAGGAAAGCGACGCCCAGCCCCTGACCCCCGACGTGCTGCCGGAAGGGTTTGCACTTCTTCCTCTCCCCGGCCATTTCTTCGATATGGCGGGCTTTCGGACGCCGGATGATGTAGTATACCTTGCAGACTGTCTGTCCAGCAAAGAAACGCTGGAGAAATACCAGATCAGCTTCATCTATGACGTGGCCGCCTATCTTAAGACCCTGGAGACGGTACAGACCCTGGAGGCCCGGATGTTCGTCCCCGCCCACGCGGAAGCCACCACGGACATCGTCCCCCTGGCCCGGTACAATATCCAGAAGGTGCAGGAGATCGCCCAGAAGATCCTGGATCTGTGCCGCGAGCCGCTGTGCTTCGAATCCCTGCTTCAGCAGCTGTTCGCCCACTACGGCCTTGCCATGAACTTTGAGCAGTACGTGCTGGTAGGCAGCACGGTGCGCTCTTATCTGGCCTGGCTGAAAGACGAGGGCCGTCTGCAGGCGGAATTTGACAACAACCTGCTGCTGTGGCGGCAGGCTTAA
- a CDS encoding sirohydrochlorin cobaltochelatase, whose amino-acid sequence MNQKTGILVVSFGTSHSTTRARTIQATQQEIQAAWPDIPVFHAWTSGMIRKKLARTTGEIIPGVKEALAQMTEEGITRVVLQPTHVIDGIENQKMQEDAGAFTGVFQQIAFGRPLLSTPEDLTEVAGILADSFSFPDPGEHLILMGHGSAHSANQVYRQLEACFHKAGYSRIHVATVEASPALADVIERLRGENVTRIHLAPLMIVAGDHAVNDMAGEEPDSWQSVLTRCGYPVTCHLKGLGEYPEIRRMFLSHLEEALSVLKGD is encoded by the coding sequence ATGAATCAGAAAACCGGAATCCTTGTGGTCAGCTTCGGCACCAGCCACAGTACTACCCGCGCCCGGACCATCCAGGCCACCCAGCAGGAGATCCAGGCTGCCTGGCCGGACATCCCTGTCTTCCATGCCTGGACCAGCGGCATGATCCGAAAGAAACTGGCCCGGACTACCGGGGAGATCATCCCCGGGGTGAAAGAAGCCCTCGCCCAGATGACAGAAGAAGGAATCACCCGGGTGGTCCTGCAGCCCACCCATGTGATCGACGGCATCGAGAACCAGAAGATGCAAGAAGACGCCGGCGCTTTCACCGGTGTTTTTCAACAGATCGCCTTTGGGCGGCCCCTTCTCTCCACTCCGGAAGACCTTACAGAGGTCGCCGGGATCCTGGCGGATTCCTTTTCTTTTCCTGATCCCGGGGAGCACTTGATCCTGATGGGGCATGGAAGCGCCCACTCTGCCAACCAGGTCTACCGCCAGCTGGAAGCCTGTTTTCACAAGGCCGGGTATTCCCGGATCCATGTGGCCACTGTAGAGGCTTCCCCCGCCCTTGCCGATGTGATAGAGAGGCTTCGGGGCGAGAACGTTACCCGGATCCATCTGGCGCCCCTGATGATCGTGGCCGGGGACCACGCGGTCAACGATATGGCAGGTGAGGAGCCGGATTCCTGGCAGTCCGTCCTCACCCGCTGCGGATATCCCGTCACCTGCCACCTGAAGGGACTGGGGGAATATCCAGAGATCCGCCGGATGTTCCTCTCCCACCTGGAAGAAGCATTGTCTGTTTTGAAAGGAGATTGA